A DNA window from Methylobacterium sp. NMS14P contains the following coding sequences:
- a CDS encoding D-2-hydroxyacid dehydrogenase: MTKKIVFLDRESLDARVRPFNFPHEYVEHESTWTPEEIVSRLQGAEIALINKVPMRAETLKQLPDLKLIAVAATGTDVVDKAQAKAQGVTVVNIRNYAFNTVPEHVVGLMFALRRAIVPYANSVRRGDWAKSKQFCYFDYPIYDIAGSTLGIVGYGALGKSIAKRAEALGMKVIAYDVFPQDGLVDFETILAQSDVITLHVPLTPDTKGMIGAAELKKMKKSAILINTARGGLVDEAALLEALKDGTIAGAGFDVVAQEPPKDGNILCEADLPNLIVTPHVAWASKEAMQILADQLVDNVEAFVAGKPQNVVE, from the coding sequence ATGACCAAGAAGATCGTGTTCCTGGATCGTGAATCCCTCGATGCCAGGGTCCGACCGTTCAACTTCCCGCACGAATACGTCGAGCACGAGTCGACCTGGACGCCGGAAGAGATCGTCTCCCGCCTCCAGGGCGCGGAGATCGCGCTGATCAACAAGGTCCCGATGCGGGCCGAGACCCTGAAGCAGCTCCCCGACCTGAAGCTGATCGCGGTCGCCGCCACCGGCACCGACGTGGTCGACAAGGCCCAGGCCAAGGCCCAGGGGGTCACGGTCGTCAACATCCGCAACTACGCGTTCAACACCGTGCCGGAGCACGTGGTCGGGCTGATGTTCGCCCTGCGCCGGGCGATCGTGCCCTACGCCAACTCGGTGCGGCGCGGCGACTGGGCGAAGTCCAAGCAGTTCTGCTACTTCGACTACCCGATCTACGACATCGCCGGCTCGACGCTCGGCATCGTCGGCTACGGGGCGCTGGGCAAGTCGATCGCCAAGCGCGCCGAGGCGCTCGGCATGAAGGTCATCGCCTACGACGTGTTCCCGCAGGACGGGCTGGTCGACTTCGAGACGATCCTGGCGCAGTCCGACGTGATCACGCTGCACGTGCCGCTGACCCCCGACACCAAGGGGATGATCGGCGCCGCCGAGCTCAAGAAGATGAAGAAGAGCGCCATCCTCATCAACACGGCCCGGGGCGGGCTCGTGGACGAGGCGGCGCTGCTCGAGGCGCTCAAGGACGGCACGATCGCGGGCGCCGGGTTCGACGTGGTGGCGCAGGAGCCGCCCAAGGACGGCAACATCCTGTGCGAGGCCGACCTGCCGAACCTGATCGTCACGCCGCACGTCGCCTGGGCGAGCAAGGAGGCGATGCAGATCCTGGCCGACCAGCTCGTCGACAACGTCGAGGCCTTCGTGGCGGGCAAGCCGCAGAACGTGGTCGAGTAG
- a CDS encoding aminotransferase class V-fold PLP-dependent enzyme, translated as MAATRRPGRNHLFIPGPTNIPERVLRAMHVPSEDHRSPSFPELVKPLLQDSKMVFGSTAGTVILFPSSGTGIWESALSNTLCRGDKVLTARYGQFSHLWVDMAQRLGLDVIVQEEEWGAGADPQKIEEALRADKDHAIKAVMVVHNETATGVTSDIGAVRKAIDAAGHPALLFVDGISSIGSLPFYMDEWKVDCAIAGSQKGFMLPAGLGLICISPKALKIAEGGTGRNDRLGHAYFAWKDQLAANATGYFPYTPVLPLLYGLREALAIVKEEGLENVYHRHHVLGEATRQAVAAWGLKPCAKEPKWNSDTVTAIVVPEGADAAKVITHAYERYNLSLGAGLSKVAGKVFRIGHLGDLNELSLLGAIAGAEMAMIDCGIKVTPGSGVAAASSYLRENPLHKA; from the coding sequence ATGGCCGCAACCCGGCGCCCCGGTCGCAACCACCTCTTCATCCCGGGCCCCACCAACATCCCGGAGCGCGTCCTGCGCGCCATGCACGTGCCGTCGGAGGATCACCGCTCGCCGAGCTTCCCCGAGCTGGTGAAGCCGCTGCTGCAGGACTCCAAGATGGTGTTCGGCTCGACCGCCGGGACGGTCATCCTGTTCCCGTCCTCGGGCACCGGCATCTGGGAATCGGCCCTGTCCAACACCCTCTGCCGCGGCGACAAGGTGCTCACCGCCCGCTACGGCCAGTTCAGCCACCTCTGGGTCGACATGGCCCAGCGCCTCGGCCTCGACGTGATCGTCCAGGAGGAGGAGTGGGGCGCCGGCGCCGATCCGCAGAAGATCGAGGAGGCGCTGCGGGCCGACAAGGATCACGCCATCAAGGCCGTGATGGTCGTCCACAACGAGACCGCCACGGGCGTCACCAGCGACATCGGCGCGGTGCGCAAGGCGATCGACGCCGCCGGCCACCCGGCGCTGCTGTTCGTGGACGGCATCTCGTCGATCGGCTCGCTGCCGTTCTACATGGACGAGTGGAAGGTCGACTGCGCCATCGCGGGCTCGCAGAAGGGCTTCATGCTGCCGGCCGGCCTCGGCCTGATCTGCATCAGCCCGAAGGCGCTCAAGATCGCCGAGGGCGGCACCGGCCGCAACGACCGGCTCGGCCACGCCTACTTCGCCTGGAAGGACCAGCTGGCCGCCAACGCCACCGGCTACTTCCCCTACACGCCCGTCCTGCCGCTGCTCTACGGCCTGCGCGAGGCCCTGGCGATCGTGAAGGAGGAGGGGCTGGAGAACGTCTACCACCGCCATCACGTGCTCGGCGAGGCGACCCGCCAGGCCGTGGCAGCCTGGGGCCTGAAGCCCTGCGCCAAGGAGCCGAAGTGGAACTCCGACACGGTCACGGCGATCGTGGTGCCGGAGGGTGCCGACGCCGCCAAGGTGATCACCCACGCCTACGAGCGCTACAACCTCTCGCTCGGGGCCGGCCTGTCGAAAGTCGCCGGCAAGGTGTTCCGCATCGGTCACCTGGGCGACCTGAACGAGCTGTCGCTCCTGGGCGCCATCGCGGGCGCCGAGATGGCCATGATCGATTGCGGCATCAAGGTCACGCCGGGCTCGGGCGTCGCCGCCGCCTCCAGCTACCTGCGCGAGAATCCGCTGCATAAGGCGTGA
- a CDS encoding PA0069 family radical SAM protein has protein sequence MVDTRDGTASGAVTRLGPSAADPAARRGRGATANPTGRYECARREAFHDGAWIADAPAPLRTQVTPERSARIIARNSSPDIPFDRSINPYRGCEHGCIYCYARPTHAWLGLSPGLDFESRIFTKPDAARLLAREIAAPGYRPETIALGTATDPYQPVEREHRLTRAVLEVLREARHPVSITTKSDLVLRDLDLLAEMAADDLVLAAISLPTLDPDLSRRLDPRAPRPGKRLAAMRALSAAGVPVMVNVSPIIPGLTDHEIESILAQARAHGASRIGHALLRLPGEVADLVADWFAEHYPERRARAFALLREARGGRENDPRFGHRFRGEGVYAAMIGQRVRLAGTRLGFAFGRIALNRDAFRKPGAQLALF, from the coding sequence ATGGTGGACACGCGCGACGGGACCGCGTCCGGGGCCGTGACGCGACTCGGCCCGAGCGCCGCGGACCCGGCCGCCCGGCGCGGGCGCGGCGCCACGGCCAACCCGACGGGCCGGTACGAGTGCGCCCGGCGCGAGGCGTTCCACGACGGGGCCTGGATCGCGGACGCCCCGGCGCCCCTGCGCACGCAGGTCACGCCGGAGCGGTCCGCCCGGATCATCGCCCGCAACAGCTCGCCCGACATCCCGTTCGATCGGTCGATCAATCCGTACCGGGGCTGCGAGCACGGCTGCATCTACTGCTACGCGCGCCCCACCCATGCCTGGCTCGGCCTGTCCCCGGGGCTCGACTTCGAGTCGCGGATCTTCACCAAGCCGGACGCCGCGCGGCTCCTCGCCCGCGAGATCGCCGCGCCGGGCTACCGGCCCGAGACGATCGCCCTCGGCACCGCCACGGATCCCTATCAGCCGGTCGAGCGGGAGCACCGGCTCACCCGCGCGGTGCTGGAGGTGCTGCGGGAGGCCCGCCACCCCGTCAGCATCACCACCAAGTCGGACCTCGTGCTGCGCGACCTCGACCTCCTGGCCGAGATGGCGGCGGACGACCTCGTGCTGGCGGCGATCTCGCTGCCGACGCTGGATCCGGACCTCTCCCGCCGCCTCGACCCGCGGGCGCCGCGGCCGGGCAAGCGGCTCGCGGCGATGCGGGCGCTGAGCGCGGCGGGGGTACCCGTCATGGTCAACGTCTCGCCGATCATCCCCGGCCTGACCGATCACGAGATCGAGTCGATCCTGGCTCAGGCGCGCGCGCACGGGGCGAGCCGCATCGGCCACGCGCTGCTGCGCCTCCCGGGCGAAGTGGCCGACCTCGTGGCGGACTGGTTCGCCGAGCACTATCCCGAGCGCAGGGCCCGGGCCTTCGCACTCCTGCGGGAAGCCCGGGGCGGGCGCGAGAACGACCCGCGCTTCGGCCACCGCTTCCGCGGGGAGGGGGTCTACGCGGCGATGATCGGCCAGCGGGTCCGGCTCGCCGGCACGCGGCTCGGTTTCGCCTTCGGGCGGATCGCGCTGAACCGCGACGCCTTCCGCAAGCCGGGGGCACAGCTGGCGCTGTTCTGA
- a CDS encoding methyl-accepting chemotaxis protein: protein MLRLPRPSIGTILCAILFSLSAMLLAAGARTALDARAQERESRRVVALTEGSRILLEVLLAVRLERGRTLQALIAADRIPPADADLIARQRTTRTERLDALLALVRAIDAAAVTRTVDPLRRAHEAVTGLSARTDATLSVPIGERAAATAEAAARAFQDLLDALTATSGAVDAAIPRRDTALARALDVKRAAWITRVAIGGNVARAETAVTRGTGWSEEERLAEAEERGRVAANWANLVDHMDDSLPRAIQDAFLRAGASNFEGEVAARRQALRAALSRGAPPNVALQDLRDRNTREVNTIADLADAALDAMVARAQALAAEARATLLHTGLFLAASVLLAGVGAVLVFRRVLGPLRAMIRAMRALASGDVAVAIPARGRRDEIGAMAAAVQVFRDNLIRTSALEADAAEAARAAEAQRRTMTHTLAQTFEAAVAGIVGQVSAAATELQTTAWQMTTTAQETAGRSDTVAAAAEEASAGVRTVAAAVEELGTSVQEIGRQVRSSSELARIAVGEADQTAALVAALNASVARVDAVVEMIASIAAQTNLLALNATIEAARAGEAGRGFAVVATEVKELATQTGRATDEIGRQIGEIRAVTGQAVRAIGTITGRIGEIDTVAAAIAAAVEQQGAATQKIVRNVAQANAGTQEVTGNIAGVARAADQTGRAADHVLTAATALTRQAEDLAAEVQRFLAGVRAA, encoded by the coding sequence ATGCTGCGCCTTCCGCGTCCGTCGATCGGCACGATCCTGTGCGCGATCCTGTTCTCACTCAGCGCCATGCTGCTGGCCGCGGGCGCCCGGACGGCGCTGGATGCCCGGGCGCAGGAGCGGGAGAGCCGCCGCGTGGTCGCGCTCACGGAAGGCAGCCGGATCCTCCTCGAGGTCCTGCTCGCCGTGCGCCTCGAGCGGGGACGGACCCTGCAGGCGCTGATCGCCGCGGACAGGATTCCGCCCGCCGACGCGGACCTGATCGCCCGACAGCGCACGACCAGGACCGAGCGACTGGACGCCCTCCTGGCCCTCGTGCGCGCGATCGACGCCGCCGCGGTGACGAGGACGGTCGATCCACTCCGGCGCGCGCACGAGGCCGTCACCGGTCTGTCCGCGCGGACGGACGCGACCCTCTCGGTCCCGATCGGGGAGCGCGCCGCCGCGACCGCGGAGGCCGCCGCTAGGGCGTTCCAGGATCTGCTCGACGCGCTCACGGCGACCAGCGGGGCCGTCGACGCCGCGATCCCGCGCCGGGACACCGCGCTGGCCCGCGCCCTGGACGTCAAGCGCGCCGCCTGGATCACGCGGGTCGCGATCGGCGGCAACGTGGCGCGGGCCGAGACGGCCGTGACGCGGGGGACGGGCTGGTCCGAGGAGGAGCGCCTCGCCGAGGCCGAGGAGCGCGGCCGCGTCGCGGCGAACTGGGCGAACCTCGTTGACCACATGGACGATTCACTGCCGCGGGCGATCCAGGACGCCTTCCTGAGGGCCGGCGCCAGCAACTTCGAGGGCGAGGTCGCGGCGCGCCGGCAAGCCCTGCGGGCGGCCCTGAGCCGCGGCGCGCCGCCGAATGTCGCGCTCCAGGACTTGCGCGACCGCAACACCCGGGAGGTCAACACCATCGCCGACCTCGCCGACGCGGCCCTCGACGCGATGGTCGCGCGCGCGCAGGCGCTCGCCGCGGAGGCGCGGGCGACGCTGCTCCACACCGGCCTGTTCCTGGCCGCATCGGTGCTCCTCGCCGGTGTCGGCGCCGTCCTCGTCTTCCGTCGCGTGCTCGGACCGCTCCGGGCCATGATCCGGGCGATGCGGGCGCTCGCCTCCGGCGACGTCGCCGTGGCGATCCCGGCCCGCGGGCGGCGGGACGAGATCGGCGCGATGGCGGCGGCCGTGCAGGTCTTCCGGGACAACCTCATCCGCACCAGCGCCCTGGAGGCGGACGCGGCCGAGGCGGCGCGCGCCGCGGAGGCGCAGCGCCGGACCATGACGCACACGCTGGCGCAGACCTTCGAGGCGGCGGTGGCCGGCATCGTCGGGCAGGTCTCCGCCGCCGCGACCGAACTGCAGACCACGGCCTGGCAGATGACCACGACCGCCCAGGAGACCGCCGGCCGGTCCGATACCGTGGCCGCGGCCGCCGAGGAGGCCTCCGCCGGCGTCAGGACCGTCGCCGCCGCGGTGGAGGAACTCGGTACCTCCGTCCAGGAGATCGGCCGGCAGGTCCGGAGCTCGTCCGAACTGGCCCGGATCGCGGTCGGCGAGGCCGACCAGACCGCCGCCCTGGTGGCGGCGCTCAACGCGTCTGTCGCCCGGGTCGACGCCGTCGTCGAGATGATCGCCAGCATCGCCGCGCAGACGAACCTGCTGGCCCTCAACGCCACGATCGAGGCGGCGCGGGCCGGCGAGGCCGGACGCGGCTTCGCGGTGGTCGCCACGGAGGTCAAGGAACTGGCCACCCAGACCGGCCGCGCCACCGACGAGATCGGCCGGCAGATCGGCGAGATCCGGGCCGTGACCGGTCAGGCGGTGCGGGCGATCGGCACGATCACCGGCCGGATCGGTGAGATCGACACCGTGGCGGCCGCCATCGCGGCCGCGGTGGAGCAGCAGGGGGCGGCCACCCAGAAGATCGTCCGCAACGTCGCCCAGGCCAATGCCGGCACGCAGGAGGTGACCGGCAACATCGCCGGCGTGGCGCGGGCGGCCGACCAGACCGGGCGCGCGGCCGACCACGTGCTCACCGCCGCCACCGCGCTCACGCGTCAAGCGGAGGACCTCGCCGCGGAGGTTCAGCGCTTCCTCGCGGGCGTCCGGGCCGCGTGA
- a CDS encoding UDP-2,3-diacylglucosamine diphosphatase, with protein sequence MPVRVRTLFLSDLHLGTRGCQAGLLLSFLKDYDADTIYLVGDIVDGWQLRSGWYWPQEHNDVVQKLLRKVRKGARIVYLPGNHDEFLRDYVGTSFGGIELAETAIHEAADGKRYLVIHGDQFDMVVRHSPWLAHLGDGAYTLALSLNTLINKVRRRLGLSYWSLSAWAKLRVKNAVSFIGRFETILAEEARRQGADGVICGHIHHAADRPIGDLRYLNTGDWVESCTGLVEHYDGRIEVLHYPSLLRAQAAEVAPQPLPGRRAVA encoded by the coding sequence ATGCCGGTCCGAGTGCGGACGCTGTTCCTGTCCGACCTGCATCTCGGCACGCGCGGCTGCCAGGCCGGCCTGCTGCTGTCGTTCCTGAAGGACTACGACGCCGACACGATCTACCTCGTCGGCGACATCGTGGACGGCTGGCAGCTGCGCTCGGGCTGGTACTGGCCGCAGGAGCACAACGACGTCGTGCAGAAGCTCCTGCGCAAGGTCCGCAAGGGCGCGCGGATCGTCTACCTGCCCGGCAACCACGACGAGTTCCTGCGCGACTACGTGGGCACGAGCTTCGGCGGCATCGAGCTGGCCGAGACCGCGATCCACGAGGCGGCCGACGGCAAGCGCTACCTCGTCATCCACGGCGACCAGTTCGACATGGTCGTGCGCCACTCGCCGTGGCTCGCCCATCTGGGCGACGGCGCCTACACGCTGGCCCTCTCCCTCAACACGCTGATCAACAAGGTGCGGCGCCGCCTTGGCCTGTCCTACTGGTCGCTCTCCGCCTGGGCGAAGCTGCGCGTCAAGAACGCCGTGAGCTTCATCGGCCGCTTCGAGACGATCCTGGCCGAGGAGGCCCGCCGCCAGGGCGCCGACGGGGTGATCTGCGGCCACATCCACCACGCGGCGGACCGGCCGATCGGCGACCTGCGCTACCTCAACACCGGCGACTGGGTGGAATCCTGCACCGGGCTCGTGGAGCACTACGACGGTCGCATCGAGGTGCTGCACTACCCGAGCCTCCTGCGGGCGCAGGCGGCCGAGGTCGCGCCGCAGCCCCTGCCGGGCCGGCGCGCGGTGGCGTGA
- a CDS encoding amino acid permease, translating into MDSSGLMGRKSVDDIVESGEGEQQLSKSLGALSITAMGIGAIIGAGIFVLTGTAAAQYAGPGIMLSFVLGGIACAFVGLCYSEMAALIPVAGSSYTYTYATLGEFFAWLIGWDLILEYAMGAATVAVGWSGYVTSILKNVGIVIPAQFANAPGTPIDGGGTALFNLPAVLIVALITILLMRGTKESARFNNIMVAVKLTVVVAFIVLGWGHVDAANWSPLIPDNDGTFGHYGYSGVLRGAGVVFFAFIGFDAVSTAAQEARKPQKDMPIGILGSLAVCTILYVLVAAVLTGLVPYKELNVPDPIAKGVDVIGIGWFSLLIKLGALTGLTTVILVLLYGQSRIFFTMAQDGLLPKMFSHVHPTYQTPYRSQALIGAAVALVAALVPIHILGEMVSIGTLAAFILVCGSVLYLRRAERHMERPFRAPAVPVVPILGILSCLLLMIGLPLDTWLRLVIWMAIGLVVYFFYGRKHSVLRRKEGNLA; encoded by the coding sequence ATGGATTCGTCGGGCCTGATGGGGCGCAAGTCGGTCGACGACATCGTCGAGAGCGGAGAGGGCGAGCAGCAGCTCTCGAAATCGCTCGGCGCCCTCTCGATCACCGCGATGGGCATCGGGGCGATCATCGGCGCCGGCATCTTCGTCCTCACCGGCACCGCCGCGGCCCAGTATGCCGGGCCGGGGATCATGCTGTCCTTCGTGCTCGGCGGCATCGCCTGCGCCTTCGTCGGCCTCTGCTACTCCGAGATGGCCGCGCTGATCCCGGTCGCCGGCTCGAGCTACACCTACACGTACGCGACGCTCGGCGAGTTCTTCGCGTGGCTGATCGGCTGGGACCTGATCCTCGAATACGCCATGGGCGCCGCGACCGTGGCGGTCGGCTGGTCGGGCTACGTGACCAGCATCCTGAAGAACGTCGGGATCGTGATCCCGGCGCAGTTCGCCAACGCGCCGGGCACGCCGATCGACGGCGGCGGGACCGCGCTGTTCAACCTGCCGGCCGTGCTGATCGTGGCGCTGATCACGATCCTGCTGATGCGGGGCACGAAGGAATCGGCGCGCTTCAACAACATCATGGTCGCGGTGAAGCTCACCGTCGTGGTCGCCTTCATCGTTCTGGGCTGGGGCCATGTCGACGCCGCGAACTGGAGCCCGCTGATCCCGGACAACGACGGGACCTTCGGACATTACGGCTACAGCGGCGTCCTGCGCGGCGCGGGCGTGGTGTTCTTCGCGTTCATCGGCTTCGACGCGGTCTCGACCGCCGCCCAGGAGGCGCGCAAACCCCAGAAGGACATGCCCATCGGCATCCTGGGCTCGCTGGCGGTCTGCACGATCCTGTACGTGCTCGTCGCCGCCGTGCTGACCGGGCTCGTGCCCTACAAGGAGCTGAACGTCCCGGACCCGATCGCCAAGGGCGTCGACGTGATCGGCATCGGCTGGTTCAGCCTCCTGATCAAGCTCGGGGCGCTGACCGGGCTGACCACCGTGATCCTGGTCCTGCTCTACGGCCAGAGCCGGATCTTCTTCACCATGGCGCAGGACGGCCTGCTGCCGAAGATGTTCTCCCACGTCCACCCGACCTACCAGACGCCGTATCGCAGCCAGGCGCTCATCGGGGCCGCGGTCGCCTTGGTGGCGGCCCTGGTGCCGATCCACATCCTCGGCGAGATGGTCAGCATCGGCACGCTCGCCGCCTTCATCCTCGTCTGCGGCTCGGTGCTCTACCTGCGGCGGGCCGAGCGCCACATGGAGCGGCCGTTCCGGGCGCCCGCCGTGCCGGTCGTGCCGATCCTCGGCATCCTGTCCTGCCTGCTCCTGATGATCGGCCTGCCCCTCGACACGTGGCTGCGGCTGGTGATCTGGATGGCGATCGGCCTCGTCGTGTACTTCTTCTACGGCCGCAAGCACTCGGTCCTGCGCCGCAAGGAGGGGAATCTCGCGTAG
- a CDS encoding NADP-dependent methylenetetrahydromethanopterin/methylenetetrahydrofolate dehydrogenase translates to MTKKLLFLFDTDAVPNVFDTVVGYDGGADHITGYGGVNPDNVGALVDGTIYTRGGSEKKSTAIFVGGGSMAAGEALFTAVKKRFFGPFRVSVMLDSNGSNTTAAAGVALVAKAAGSLQGKKAVVLAGTGPVGMRSAALLAGEGAEVTIAGRALDKTQAAADQINTRFKVNVKAAATPDEASRIALVKGTNLVFTAGAIGVELLPEAAWAQESSIEFVADYNAQPPTGIGGIDVMDKGKERNGKQAFGALGIGGLKLKLHRACVGQLFESTDKVLDAEEIYALAKTMA, encoded by the coding sequence GTGACGAAGAAGCTGCTGTTCCTGTTCGACACCGATGCCGTGCCGAACGTGTTCGACACGGTGGTCGGCTACGACGGCGGCGCCGACCACATCACCGGCTACGGCGGCGTGAATCCCGACAATGTCGGCGCGCTGGTCGACGGCACGATCTACACCCGCGGCGGCTCCGAGAAGAAGTCGACGGCGATCTTCGTCGGCGGCGGCAGCATGGCGGCGGGCGAGGCGCTGTTCACCGCCGTCAAGAAGCGCTTCTTCGGCCCCTTCCGGGTCTCGGTGATGCTCGACTCCAACGGCTCGAACACCACGGCCGCCGCGGGCGTGGCGCTGGTCGCCAAGGCCGCCGGGTCGCTCCAGGGCAAGAAGGCCGTCGTGCTGGCGGGCACCGGCCCGGTCGGCATGCGCTCGGCCGCGCTGCTCGCCGGCGAGGGCGCCGAGGTCACCATCGCGGGCCGCGCGCTGGACAAGACCCAGGCCGCCGCGGACCAGATCAACACGCGCTTCAAGGTCAACGTGAAGGCCGCCGCCACCCCCGACGAGGCGTCCCGCATCGCCCTGGTCAAGGGCACGAACCTCGTGTTCACGGCCGGCGCCATCGGCGTCGAGCTGCTGCCGGAAGCGGCCTGGGCGCAGGAATCGTCCATCGAGTTCGTCGCCGACTACAACGCCCAGCCCCCGACGGGCATCGGCGGCATCGACGTGATGGACAAGGGCAAGGAGCGCAACGGCAAGCAGGCCTTCGGCGCGCTGGGCATCGGCGGCCTGAAGCTCAAGCTGCACCGCGCCTGCGTCGGTCAGCTCTTCGAGAGCACCGACAAGGTGCTCGACGCCGAGGAGATCTACGCCCTCGCCAAGACGATGGCCTGA
- a CDS encoding ribonuclease HII, giving the protein MPPARSTTEPSAGPAASARTRALSARPFDPARAAAYPAAIGCDEVGRGALCGPVVAAAVWFDPTAIPADLLAALDDSKRVPEPARERLAPLIRAHARVAVAAGSRALIDRINIRGATLDAMARAVARLGLVAPVLVDGRDALPGLPGRAVVGGDHLVPQIAAASIVAKVLRDQLMRRLAQRHPGYGWERNVGYGTAVHRAGLTRLGRSPHHRLSFTRGFD; this is encoded by the coding sequence ATGCCGCCCGCCAGATCGACCACCGAGCCGTCCGCCGGACCGGCCGCCTCCGCCAGAACCCGGGCCCTGTCCGCCCGGCCGTTCGATCCCGCCCGGGCCGCCGCGTATCCGGCGGCGATCGGCTGCGACGAGGTCGGGCGCGGCGCCCTCTGCGGACCGGTGGTGGCGGCGGCGGTCTGGTTCGATCCGACGGCGATCCCGGCCGACCTGCTCGCCGCCCTCGACGACAGCAAGCGCGTCCCCGAGCCCGCGCGGGAACGGCTGGCGCCGCTGATCCGCGCCCACGCGCGGGTCGCGGTGGCGGCGGGGTCGCGCGCCCTGATCGACCGGATCAACATCCGCGGCGCCACCCTCGACGCCATGGCGCGGGCGGTGGCGCGGCTCGGCCTCGTCGCGCCGGTGCTGGTCGATGGGCGGGACGCCCTGCCGGGCCTGCCCGGCCGCGCCGTCGTCGGGGGCGACCACTTGGTGCCGCAGATCGCCGCCGCCTCGATCGTCGCCAAGGTGCTCCGCGACCAGCTGATGCGGCGCCTCGCCCAGCGCCATCCCGGCTACGGCTGGGAGCGCAACGTCGGCTACGGGACGGCCGTCCACCGCGCCGGCCTGACGCGGCTCGGGCGCAGCCCGCATCACCGGCTCAGCTTCACCCGCGGCTTCGACTGA
- a CDS encoding glycosyltransferase family 4 protein: MKLLIASDAWHPQVNGVVRSLEQMVRRAPEHGFATTLLTVADFRSLPLPGYPEIRLAYAGRERVAARWRAERPSHVHIATEGPVGLAARRHCLAHGLPFTTSYHTRFPEYLAARAPVPEAWSYAYLRRFHGAARGTMVSTASLQGELAARGFGRLMRWTRGVDTERFRPAEAGTPVPAELAGLPGPLFLYVGRLAVEKNVAAFLSLDLPGTKVVVGDGPDRARLQALAPEARFLGTRTGADLSAVYAACDVFVFPSLTDTFGIVLLEALASGLPVAAFPVPGPNDVVGTRVGVLDPDLRGAALAALRLSRAECRAEALRCGWDVSARQFFGNIVEAHGGTRTTRDAA, encoded by the coding sequence GTGAAGCTCCTGATCGCCAGCGACGCGTGGCACCCCCAGGTGAACGGCGTCGTGCGCTCCCTCGAGCAGATGGTCCGGCGCGCGCCGGAGCACGGCTTCGCCACGACCCTGCTCACCGTGGCGGATTTCCGCTCGCTGCCGCTGCCGGGCTACCCCGAGATCCGCCTCGCCTATGCCGGGCGCGAGCGGGTGGCGGCGCGCTGGCGGGCCGAGCGGCCGAGCCACGTGCACATCGCCACGGAAGGGCCGGTGGGCCTCGCGGCGCGGCGGCACTGCCTCGCCCACGGCCTGCCCTTCACGACGAGCTACCACACGCGCTTCCCGGAATACCTCGCCGCCCGCGCCCCGGTGCCGGAGGCGTGGTCCTACGCGTACCTGCGCCGGTTCCACGGCGCCGCCCGGGGCACGATGGTCAGCACCGCCTCGCTCCAGGGCGAGCTCGCGGCGCGGGGCTTCGGCCGGCTGATGCGCTGGACCCGGGGCGTGGACACGGAGCGGTTCCGGCCGGCCGAGGCCGGGACGCCCGTCCCGGCGGAGCTCGCCGGCCTGCCGGGGCCGCTGTTCCTCTACGTCGGGCGGCTGGCGGTGGAGAAGAACGTCGCGGCCTTCCTGAGCCTCGACCTGCCCGGCACGAAGGTGGTGGTCGGCGACGGGCCGGACCGCGCGCGGCTGCAGGCACTGGCGCCGGAGGCCCGCTTCCTCGGCACCCGCACCGGCGCGGACCTCTCGGCCGTCTACGCCGCCTGCGACGTCTTCGTCTTCCCGAGCCTCACCGACACGTTCGGCATCGTGCTCCTGGAGGCCCTGGCCAGCGGCCTCCCGGTGGCGGCCTTCCCGGTGCCGGGCCCCAACGACGTCGTCGGCACGCGGGTCGGGGTGCTCGACCCGGACCTGCGGGGCGCCGCGCTGGCGGCGCTGCGCCTGTCGCGCGCCGAGTGCCGGGCCGAGGCGCTGCGCTGCGGCTGGGACGTGAGCGCCCGGCAGTTCTTCGGCAACATCGTCGAGGCGCATGGCGGCACCCGGACCACCCGGGACGCCGCCTGA